The proteins below come from a single Papaver somniferum cultivar HN1 chromosome 11, ASM357369v1, whole genome shotgun sequence genomic window:
- the LOC113322069 gene encoding probable calcium-binding protein CML48, which yields MSSFNSPYSSSHYAPPSAPALPESYDQQQSSSTSHRYNGQQLGYPPSSSGYGYGSSGGYPPAPPPASIYGGVSFPQGTNSEIIRSFHTVDKDRSGFIDERELQEALSFGYQKFSLRTVRLLMFLFKNTYDPLRIGPNEFAALWSCLGQWRGIFERFDRDRSGKIDSMELKDALLSLGYAVPPSVLQLLISKYDDGSGRRGELNFDSFVECGMIVKGLTEKFKEKDPRYTGSATLSYETFMTMIMPFLVSY from the exons ATGTCGTCTTTCAATAGTCCTTACTCTTCTTCTCATTACGCACCACCATCAGCACCTGCTTTACCTGAATCATATGACCAGCAGCAATCATCTTCTACTTCACACAGGTACAACGGACAACAACTGGGCTATCCCCCATCTTCTTCTGGATATGGGTATGGGTCATCAGGAGGATAtcctccagcaccaccaccagctTCGATTTATGGCGGGGTGAGTTTTCCACAAGGAACAAATTCAGAAATTATCAGGAGTTTTCATACAGTAGATAAAGATAGAAGTGGATTTATTGATGAAAGGGAATTACAAGAAGCTCTTTCGTTTGGGTATCAGAAATTTAGTCTTAGAACTGTTCGATTGCTTATGTTCTTGTTCAAAAATACTTATGACCCTCTTCGAATTG GACCTAATGAATTTGCTGCACTTTGGAGTTGTCTTGGACAATGGCGA ggtatttttgagagatttgataGAGATCGAAGTGGGAAAATCGACTCGATGGAACTAAAGGATGCGCTGCTCAGTCTTGGATATGCAGTCCCACCTTCTGTTCTTCAATTACTTATATCAAAGTATGATGACGGTTCTGGAAGAAGGGGTGAACTTAATTTTGACAGCTTTGTCGA GTGTGGGATGATTGTGAAG GGTTTAACTGAGAAGTTCAAGGAGAAGGATCCTCGCTACACAGGTTCAGCAACACTCTCCTACGAAACATTCATGACAATGATCATGCCATTTCTTGTATCGTATTGA
- the LOC113322068 gene encoding 1-(5-phosphoribosyl)-5-[(5-phosphoribosylamino)methylideneamino] imidazole-4-carboxamide isomerase, chloroplastic-like gives MMNSSQVGSVSKSELSSLYRISDSAIYKVKKRSFVRVLPSAKSKSYSSIQCSVSFRPCIDIHKGKVKQIVGSTLKDTKEGASDMVTNFVSDKSAGEFANLYKMYGLTGGHVIMLGADPLSQSAGIEALRAYPGGLQIGGGINSDNALSYLDEGASHVIVTSYVFNNGQMELERLKDLVRVVGKKRLVLDLSCRKKNGKYAVVTDRWQKFSDLYVDQQTLDFLATYADEFLVHGVDVEGKRLGIDEELVALLGQHSPIPVTYAGGVTTMADLERIKVAGMGRVDVTVGSALDIFGGDIAYADVVAWHKKQEASVVS, from the exons ATGATGAATTCATCTCAAGTAGGAAGTGTTTCAAAATCAGAACTAAGCTCACTTTATAGAATTTCAGATTCCGCAATATACAAAGTCAAGAAGCGAAGTTTTGTTAGGGTTTTGCCATCAGCAAAATCAA AATCTTATTCATCAATTCAGTGTAGTGTTAGTTTTCGACCTTGTATTGATATACACAAG GGGAAAGTGAAACAAATTGTCGGATCCACTCTTAAAGACACAAAGGAAGGTGCATCTGATATGGTTACAAATTTTGTATCAGATAAGTCAGCAGGGGAGTTTGCAAATTTGTACAAAATGTATGGTCTTACAGGTGGTCATGTAATAATGCTTGGTGCAGATCCCTTGAGCCAATCTGCAGGAATTGAAGCACTACGTGCTTACCCAG GTGGTCTGCAAATTGGAGGTGGAATCAATTCAGACAATGCTTTGAGTTATTTAGATGAGGGGGCTTCCCATGTTATAGTTACTTCG TATGTCTTCAACAATGGGCAAATGGAACTTGAAAGGCTCAAAGATCTCGTCCGCGTGGTCGGAAAAAAGAGGCTTGTCCTGGATCTAAGCTGCAGAAAGAAG AATGGGAAATATGCAGTTGTGACTGACAGATGGCAGAAGTTCAGTGATTTGTATGTCGATCAGCAAACATTGGATTTCCTTGCAACTTACGCTGACGAGTTTCTAGTTCATGGAGTTGATGTTGAGGGGAAAAG GCTTGGAATTGATGAAGAGCTGGTTGCCCTGCTTGGACAACACTCACCC ATCCCAGTAACTTATGCTGGTGGAGTCACAACAATGGCTGATTTGGAAAGGATAAAAGTGGCAGGGATGGGACGTGTAGATGTTACTGTTGGAAGTGCGTTGGATATTTTCGGAGGTGATATAGCCTACGCAGATGTTGTGGCTTGGCACAAGAAACAGGAAGCTTCTGTTGTTTCGTGA
- the LOC113322067 gene encoding heme-binding-like protein At3g10130, chloroplastic, with translation MWCTNCRRCSIAITNLTGEIKMILCNPYLPANELVFHGTSSAALPRMARRRHTIVTVSASTTKTMAASKTKISANEARISLVLALASQASSLSQRFVLELATESAKYLFPKRFGAQNLEEALMSVPDLETVKFTVLTRAEQYEIREMESYFIAETAMPGKNGFDFDGSSRSFNALAGYIFGENTTNNKMEMTTPVITRKPQSDGEKMAMTTPVITKLSENKDKWQMSFILPSKYGADLPIPKDPSVRITKVPNKIVAVSAFSGFVTDEDVIKRESKLRNALRSNTEFQVKDDAVVEVAQYNPPFTLPFARRNEIALELERKQE, from the exons ATGTGGTGTACAAATTGCAGAAGATGTTCAATTGCCATAACAAATTTGACCGGCGAAATTAAAATGATTTTGTGCAACCCATATCTCCCGGCCAATGAGTTGGTCTTTCACGGAACCAGTTCGGCTGCTCTTCCGCGGATGGCTAGAAGAAGGCATACCATTGTTACAGTATCGGCGAGTACTACAAAAACCATGGCAGCTTCAAAGACGAAGATATCTGCCAACGAAGCTCGAATTTCTCTCGTTCTCGCATTAGCTTCTCAGGCTTCATCTCTTTCCCAGCGAT ttGTGTTGGAACTGGCCACAGAATCGGCAAAATATCTATTTCCAAAGAGATTCGGAGCTCAGAACTTAGAAGAAGCTTTGATGTCAG TTCCTGATCTTGAAACTGTCAAGTTTACTGTGCTGACCCGCGCTGAACAATACGAAATAAGAGAAATGGAG TCATATTTCATAGCAGAGACGGCAATGCCAGGGAAGAACGGGTTTGATTTCGATGGCTCATCGCGTTCTTTTAATGCCTTGGCTGGGTATATTTTCGGCGAG AATACAAccaacaacaaaatggagatgacTACGCCTGTAATTACCCGAAAACCTCAATCTGATGGTGAAAAGATGGCGATGACAACACCAGTAATAACAAAGTTG TCGGAAAACAAAGATAAATGGCAAATGTCATTTATCCTGCCCTCCAAGTATGGCGCGGATTTGCCAATACCGAAAGACCCTTCTGTTAGAATCACAAAGGTGCCAAACAAAATTGTTGCAGTATCTGCCTTTTCAG GTTTTGTTACCGACGAAGACGTTATTAAGCGTGAATCAAAATTACGTAATGCTTTAAGGAGCAACACTGAATTTCAAGTAAAAGATGACGCAGTCGTGGAAGTTGCACAG TACAACCCGCCTTTCACTCTTCCTTTTGCACGACGGAACGAGATTGCGCTGGAACTTGAAAGGAAGCAGGAATAA